A part of Terriglobus roseus genomic DNA contains:
- a CDS encoding amino acid deaminase, which produces MASEQIFPKGLGGLRTEEEIEAVGTRGWNLLREDLSLPAAVLVKPRVEHNLRWMTDFVHKYGVFLAPHGKTTMAAKLFARQMDAGAWGITLATAQQCVVAHAHGVRRILMANELVGRANFELVSDIIAGGTTFYTLVDSPDLVHQLGSFFQGKGQQLRVLVELGVTGGRTGTRTDEQTRAVVDAIAQWNGSLLLCGVEIYEGVLKDEASIREYLGWAVDTVKQLQKQGAFAKGERVILSGAGSAWYDVVADVFAAVRDELDVVLRPGCYLTSDAGIYRVAQREIGQRNDIARAVDADCGATLQSALEVWAYVQSVPEPGLAIVGMGKRDVAFDSGLPVAVWHFRPGVHKEPLRASSAWETVKLMDQHAYLHVPHDADIKVGDMLGFEISHPCLTFDKWRYVTMVDESYNVLEAIPTYF; this is translated from the coding sequence TTGGCCAGCGAACAGATTTTCCCCAAAGGGCTCGGCGGTTTAAGAACCGAAGAAGAAATTGAGGCAGTGGGCACGCGCGGATGGAACTTGCTGCGTGAGGATTTGAGCCTACCAGCCGCTGTTCTGGTCAAGCCGCGGGTCGAACATAATCTCCGTTGGATGACGGACTTTGTTCACAAATATGGCGTATTCCTGGCGCCGCATGGCAAAACGACCATGGCTGCGAAGCTGTTTGCTCGCCAGATGGATGCGGGCGCATGGGGTATTACGCTGGCGACTGCGCAGCAGTGCGTGGTGGCTCACGCCCATGGTGTGCGACGCATCCTGATGGCAAATGAGCTTGTGGGGCGTGCGAATTTCGAACTAGTGAGTGACATTATTGCCGGTGGGACCACCTTTTATACGTTGGTGGATTCGCCCGATCTGGTTCATCAACTCGGATCGTTTTTCCAGGGCAAAGGACAGCAGCTTCGTGTGTTAGTGGAGTTGGGTGTCACTGGTGGGCGCACTGGTACTCGCACGGACGAGCAGACACGGGCAGTCGTGGATGCCATCGCGCAATGGAATGGCAGTCTCCTGCTGTGTGGTGTTGAGATCTACGAAGGTGTGCTGAAGGACGAAGCCAGCATACGTGAATATCTTGGTTGGGCCGTCGATACTGTGAAGCAATTGCAAAAGCAGGGAGCCTTTGCTAAGGGTGAGCGAGTGATCCTGAGCGGTGCAGGCTCTGCTTGGTATGACGTGGTGGCTGATGTCTTTGCCGCCGTCCGTGACGAGCTGGATGTTGTTCTGCGGCCTGGATGTTACCTGACTTCAGACGCAGGTATTTACCGTGTTGCACAGCGGGAGATCGGACAACGAAACGACATCGCTCGAGCGGTGGATGCGGACTGTGGTGCGACATTACAGTCCGCTCTGGAAGTGTGGGCTTATGTGCAGTCAGTACCGGAGCCGGGGCTTGCCATTGTGGGCATGGGGAAGCGAGATGTTGCTTTTGACTCGGGATTACCTGTAGCCGTCTGGCATTTTCGTCCGGGCGTTCATAAGGAGCCGTTGCGTGCTTCTTCCGCATGGGAGACAGTCAAGCTGATGGACCAGCACGCCTATCTGCATGTCCCGCATGATGCCGATATCAAGGTTGGAGACATGCTTGGGTTTGAGATATCTCACCCCTGTCTCACTTTTGATAAGTGGCGCTACGTCACGATGGTGGACGAAAGTTACAACGTACTGGAAGCCATACCGACTTACTTCTGA
- the kdpC gene encoding potassium-transporting ATPase subunit KdpC, translating to MKLIRIACIYTVVTAFLLGIAYPLAITAIAQLTMKAKANGQMVTHNGETIGSAIIGQPFTGGGYFHSRPSAAGTGYDASASSGSNYGPTNKALTDRVAASVKTESMGNPIPVDLVTASGSGLDPDISPAAAYYQAPRIAQQRHISQDTVNALIARQIQPRQLGILGEPRVNVLALNLALSNAAH from the coding sequence ATGAAACTCATACGAATCGCGTGTATCTATACGGTGGTCACGGCATTTCTTCTCGGCATCGCTTATCCGCTTGCCATCACGGCAATTGCCCAGCTCACCATGAAGGCAAAGGCAAATGGACAGATGGTTACACACAACGGCGAAACCATAGGCTCTGCAATCATTGGACAGCCCTTCACAGGAGGCGGCTACTTTCACAGCCGCCCCTCTGCTGCAGGCACGGGCTACGATGCTAGCGCTTCTTCCGGATCGAACTACGGCCCGACCAACAAGGCACTAACGGATCGTGTCGCAGCTAGCGTAAAGACGGAGTCTATGGGCAATCCAATTCCGGTAGATTTGGTGACAGCTTCAGGATCTGGTCTGGACCCAGATATCAGCCCAGCAGCCGCGTATTATCAGGCTCCACGCATCGCGCAACAGCGCCACATCTCACAGGACACCGTTAACGCACTCATCGCACGGCAGATTCAACCAAGACAGCTTGGCATTCTGGGTGAGCCACGAGTCAACGTCCTTGCATTGAATCTAGCTCTCTCGAACGCCGCTCACTGA
- the kdpB gene encoding potassium-transporting ATPase subunit KdpB, producing MSSQAKRRSLFDPNIMRRAIWDALAKLHPRVMMKNPVMFVVELGSILTTVLLLVSMSTHDGHFRFNLQITLWLWFTVLFANFAEAMAEGRGKAQADALRQAKSETTAHRLSKSGTVEEVPSSHLRSGDVVRVAAGQMIPGDGEVTEGAASVDESAITGESAPVIREAGGDRSAVTGGTRVLSDILTIRITSNPGETFLDRMIALVEGAERQKTPNEIALNILLAGLTITFLLAVVTLQPFAIYSSAPQTAFVLISLLVCLIPTTIGGLLSAIGIAGMDRLVQHNVLATSGRAVEAAGDVNTLLLDKTGTITIGNRQASEFVPAPGVTAEQLADASQLSSLSDETPEGRSIVVLAKEQYNLRGRELGELHAEFVPFSATTRMSGIEVEGRSIRKGAVDAIARYLSEHNSSMPEAVRISVEEIARKGGTPLVVAENGRALGVIHLKDVVKGGMKERFDHLRAMGIRTIMITGDNPLTAAAIAREAGVDDFLAEAKPKDKMDLIKREQSEGKLVAMTGDGTNDAPALAQADVGVAMNTGTQAAKEAGNMVDLDSNPTKLIEIVGIGKQLLMTRGALTTFSISNDVAKYFAIIPAMFAGVFPVLNALNIMHLHNAESAVLSAVIFNALVIVGLIPLALRGVKYRPMSAAALLQRNLIVYGLGGIIVPFIGIKLLDMAIVALHLA from the coding sequence CTCTTGGTGAGCATGTCCACACACGATGGCCACTTCCGCTTCAACTTACAGATCACACTTTGGCTGTGGTTCACTGTCTTGTTCGCAAACTTTGCAGAAGCCATGGCCGAAGGTCGTGGCAAAGCACAAGCGGATGCGTTACGGCAGGCCAAGTCAGAGACAACAGCTCATCGACTTTCGAAGTCGGGCACAGTCGAAGAGGTCCCTAGCTCTCACCTGCGTTCAGGTGACGTTGTACGAGTTGCAGCGGGACAAATGATTCCAGGCGATGGCGAAGTCACAGAGGGCGCAGCTTCCGTCGACGAATCCGCGATCACAGGGGAATCCGCACCAGTGATTCGAGAAGCAGGCGGAGATCGTTCTGCAGTAACCGGCGGCACACGCGTCCTGTCGGACATTCTCACGATCCGGATCACTTCCAATCCCGGCGAGACGTTCTTGGATCGCATGATTGCCCTCGTGGAAGGTGCAGAGCGGCAAAAGACACCAAACGAAATTGCATTGAACATTCTGCTTGCAGGACTCACCATCACCTTCCTACTCGCAGTGGTTACTCTGCAACCATTCGCTATCTACTCCAGCGCACCGCAGACAGCCTTTGTCCTGATTTCTCTTCTGGTCTGCCTCATTCCAACTACGATCGGTGGCCTACTTTCAGCTATCGGAATTGCAGGTATGGATCGACTGGTGCAACACAATGTCCTGGCAACATCAGGTCGCGCGGTGGAAGCAGCGGGTGACGTGAATACTTTGCTGCTGGATAAGACCGGAACCATTACCATCGGCAACCGACAGGCATCCGAGTTCGTGCCAGCACCTGGAGTCACTGCAGAACAGCTTGCAGACGCATCGCAACTCTCCTCACTATCTGATGAAACTCCAGAAGGGCGTTCCATCGTTGTGCTTGCGAAAGAACAGTACAACCTTCGCGGGCGTGAGCTAGGCGAGTTGCACGCGGAGTTTGTTCCCTTCTCTGCAACCACGCGTATGAGTGGCATTGAAGTTGAGGGTCGTTCTATTCGCAAGGGAGCAGTGGATGCAATCGCTCGCTATCTTTCCGAACACAACTCTTCCATGCCAGAAGCCGTCCGCATCTCTGTTGAAGAGATCGCGAGAAAAGGTGGGACTCCACTCGTAGTAGCCGAAAACGGCCGCGCGCTTGGCGTGATTCATCTGAAGGATGTGGTCAAAGGCGGTATGAAGGAACGTTTCGATCACCTTCGCGCCATGGGCATTCGCACCATTATGATCACCGGCGACAACCCTCTGACTGCAGCGGCGATCGCGCGCGAAGCAGGCGTGGATGACTTCCTCGCAGAAGCAAAGCCGAAAGACAAGATGGACCTGATCAAGCGCGAGCAGTCGGAAGGCAAACTCGTCGCGATGACCGGGGACGGCACAAACGACGCACCGGCTCTCGCTCAGGCGGACGTAGGTGTTGCAATGAACACTGGCACCCAAGCCGCAAAAGAAGCTGGCAACATGGTTGACCTGGATTCCAACCCAACGAAACTCATCGAGATCGTGGGTATCGGCAAACAACTGCTCATGACACGCGGTGCACTCACAACGTTCTCAATTTCGAACGACGTCGCAAAATACTTCGCGATTATTCCCGCGATGTTTGCTGGTGTATTCCCTGTCTTGAACGCACTCAACATCATGCACCTGCACAATGCGGAATCGGCAGTTCTGTCAGCCGTGATCTTCAATGCGCTGGTTATTGTTGGTCTAATTCCGCTGGCTCTACGCGGTGTGAAATATCGTCCTATGTCCGCCGCGGCACTTCTTCAGCGCAATCTCATCGTCTACGGCTTGGGTGGAATCATCGTTCCGTTCATCGGAATCAAGCTGCTGGACATGGCCATTGTTGCACTGCACCTGGCGTAA